The Bacteroidia bacterium genome includes the window TATCCCCATACATTTTAGCGCCCATTTTTAAGACTGAACCTTCACATAACACAAAAGGACCTCTTATTACGGTTCCTTCCATAATTTCCGTATTTTTACCAATGTAGATAGGTCCTTCGGAAGCATTTAATACTGCTGCATAGACTTTTGCGCCCTTTTCTATGTAAATGTTTTCAGGTTCGTACATGCGAGTATAAGGGTCCACAGGTACAGGAATATAATCTCTTGGCACAAGGTCATTAAAATCCTGTATTATTACTTTGTGATTGTGTGTAAAGAGGTCCCAAGGATAATGAATATAAATCAAAGGCTCTTCTGTGTATTCTATCTTTTCAAAATGGTAGAACATTCCTTTGGGTAAGGTTTGTTGCAAGTCTTGATGAAAAAATTCAGTAGGAACATTTGCTGCTACAATTTCCTCTTGATAAATTAAAGCCTGATTAGGTTTTAACTGTTTAATGTGGTAGACTAGTTTGCGCGTAGGAATAAACTTCCCATTAACTAATGTGGAAGGAGTAGCAGTAAGTTTTCCATACTTTTGAAAAAGGTAGCTTCTGCAAGTAGTACAAAGGGTTTCGCCAAAATAACGATGCCATTTTTCAATGATAGTATCTATTCCGATACGAAGGTGATACACAGGTTTCAAAGCAGTCAAAGGTAGTAGGCTGACAGCGCTGTGGTCTTCAAAAAGAATGTATGACATAGGCTTTATAGATACTTTTTGAAAAAAGAATCTGTT containing:
- a CDS encoding GlmU family protein, with product MSYILFEDHSAVSLLPLTALKPVYHLRIGIDTIIEKWHRYFGETLCTTCRSYLFQKYGKLTATPSTLVNGKFIPTRKLVYHIKQLKPNQALIYQEEIVAANVPTEFFHQDLQQTLPKGMFYHFEKIEYTEEPLIYIHYPWDLFTHNHKVIIQDFNDLVPRDYIPVPVDPYTRMYEPENIYIEKGAKVYAAVLNASEGPIYIGKNTEIMEGTVIRGPFVLCEGSVLKMGAKMYGDTTIGPYCKIGGEVSNSIFMSYSNKAHDGYVGNSVIGSWCNLGADTNTSNLKNNYSKINAWNYEKQGVIATNLQFCGLIMGDHSKSGINTMFNTGTVVGVGCNVFDAAFPPKYIPDFSWGSAASFQRYDIEKLIDTARAMYQRRNLTLTEEEIAILKYWYNITK